A window of the Lolium perenne isolate Kyuss_39 chromosome 7, Kyuss_2.0, whole genome shotgun sequence genome harbors these coding sequences:
- the LOC127315853 gene encoding uncharacterized protein has translation MYHPTRGGVRGGRDQFKWDDVKVDKHRENYLGHSVKAPVGRWQKGKDLLWYTRDKKSDEEDAMKEEIRRVKEEEEQAMREALGLAPKRSSRPKGNRLDRHEYAELIKRGSTAEDLGAGHAEAAQVQGLGLYKGPQTEEEPSSPGPSETKPEQIEFAPAAKQEDSEDDRKGKRRRDDERRGDREKERKHEKHSGGKERRRDKHDSRHDSEDRERRRRKDKQKRRHDSD, from the exons AATTCAAATGGGATGATGTTAAGGTTGACAAGCACCGGGAGAATTACCTTGGTCATAGCGTTAAGGCTCCTGTTGGTAGATGGCAGAAAG GGAAGGACCTGTTGTGGTATACAAGAGATAAGAAATCCGATGAAGAAGATGCCATGAAGGAAGAAATTAGGAGagtgaaggaggaggaggaacaggccATGCGTGAAGCACTTGGCTTAGCTCCCAAGCGCAGTAGTCGACCAAAGGGCAATCGCTTAGATAGGCATGAATATGCTGAGCTAATAAAGAGAGGATCTACAGCGGAGGATTTGGGAGCAGGGCATGCTGAAGCAGCACAAGTGCAAGGATTAGGTTTATACAA GGGTCCTCAGACTGAGGAAGAACCAAGTAGTCCTGGCCCTTCTGAAACGAAGCCTGAGCAGATTGAGTTTGCACCTGCAGCAAAGCAGGAAGATTCTGAAGATGATAGGAAGGGGAAAAGACGGCGTGACGATGAGAGGAGAGGGGACAGAGAGAAAGAGCGAAAGCACGAAAAACACTCTGGGGGAAAGGAGAGGAGGCGAGACAAGCATGACAGTAGGCATGACTCGGAGGACAGGGAGAGGCGCCGCCGCAAAGACAAGCAAAAGAGGAGGCATGATTCTGATTAA
- the LOC127315856 gene encoding vesicle-associated membrane protein 727: MNGGSSSKQTLIYSFVAKGSVVLAEHTAFSGNFSTIAVQCLQKLPANSTRSTYSCDGHTFNFLVDRGFVFLVVAEEAVGRSVPFVFLERIKEDFMQRYGSSIDEEHPLADDADEDDFLFEDRFSIAYNLDREFGPRLKDHMQYCINHPEEISKISKVKAHLSDVKGIMMDNIEKILDRGEKIELLVGKTETLQSQADNFHRHGRELRRKMWLQNLRFKLMVGGGVAFLILILWLLVCGGFKC, translated from the exons AtgaacggcggcagcagcagcaagcagacGCTGATATACAGCTTCGTGGCCAAGGGCTCCGTGGTGCTCGCCGAGCACACGGCCTTCTCGGGAAACTTCAGCACCATCGCCGTGCAGTGCCTCCAGAAGCTGCCCGCCAACAGCACCAGGTCCACCTACTCCTGCGATGGCCACACCTTCAACTTCCTCGTCGACCGCGGCTTCG TGTTTCTcgtggtggcggaggaggcggtgggAAGGAGCGTGCCGTTTGTGTTCCTAGAGAGGATCAAGGAAGACTTCATGCAGCGCTACGGGTCCAGCATCGATGAGGAGCACCCGCTTGCTGATGACGCGGATGAGGACGACTTCCTGTTTGAGGACAGGTTCAGCATCGCCTACAATCTTGACCGGGAATTCGG GCCAAGGCTCAAGGATCACATGCAGTACTGTATTAATCATCCAGAGGAAATAAGCAAGATCTCCAAGGTGAAAGCGCATCTTTCAGATGTTAAAGGAATCATGATGGATAACATTGAGAAG ATATTGGATCGTGGCGAGAAGATTGAACTTTTAGTTGGCAAGACCGAAACCTTACAGTCCCAG GCCGACAACTTCCATAGGCATGGCAGAGAGCTGAGGCGCAAGATGTGGCTTCAGAACCTGAGGTTTAAGCTGATGGTGGGTGGTGGGGTTGCTTTTTTGATCCTCATCCTTTGGCTGCTGGTTTGCGGGGGCTTCAAGTGCTAG